A region from the Leishmania panamensis strain MHOM/PA/94/PSC-1 chromosome 20 sequence genome encodes:
- a CDS encoding hypothetical protein (TriTrypDB/GeneDB-style sysID: LpmP.20.1440), with the protein MAAARQEMADLLREVQKVQKELQPVRSAVAVLQKREADTPNAAATGASLKKVATRLESVRHKYRPYLMRLKELLFDEVPAYLQQTALLAADGESPEHHPDGASRGTRNVPNERLTATFSSSVKSTNDDAAHLLQQVCPPSTPHLVQPENLRFTQQQLRLRTEIVEYLIETNRIDIAEHVLCEYGLPLQWFPRLVLLHRQRIFGTATEGVESLRNTLPPSAAAGVTAATVTSGLSQSFPAPGVSLPVTPSTRPRASGAPPKSPILQHFFASSKSNATGVPAPFLPRSPAPKPTSASSAGASTPMGLHVNRSAASTASSAIHSPPTPQQQQRESGVTSVFPSQAPPSTDTPGAAAAPVTMPDLVVRVVSAAMYLKDEYLDRMVLERTLEQHLGSAASSVSANAASTRGSSTPSPNSATSPDRYKACVLSRIANIPRHHLHTQSGDDAFDNAMMNIIEDLLVYGLQRWAEVDSATVADAEEAAAESKKKAELQLTLTTDTLLTPQEMLLADKVWNEDILFLKRPTRFYCVESGLSTDDGTASALAMPRARTNGEVVSKLVAVNHDALDSTAGIFIT; encoded by the coding sequence ATGGCGGCTGCTCGTCAGGAAATGGCAGacctgctgcgcgaggtacAGAAAGTCCAGAAAGAGCTGCAACCTGTGCGGTCTGCCGTGGCTGTCCTTCAGAAAAGGGAGGCAGATACGCCGAACGCTGCGGCAACCGGGGCCTCCTTGAAGAAAGTAGCCACGCGCCTCGAAAGCGTGAGGCACAAGTATAGGCCGTATTTGATGCGCCTGAAAGAGCTGCTCTTTGACGAGGTGCCTGCGTACCTGCAAcagacagcgctgctggcggcggacGGGGAGTCTCCGGAGCATCACCCAGACGGCGCGTCTCGCGGCACACGCAACGTGCCAAACGAGCGACTTACCGCGACTTTCTCGTCTTCCGTCAAGAGCACGAACGACGATGCAGCTCATCTTCTTCAGCAGGTCTGCCCGCCATCGACTCCGCACCTTGTACAACCCGAAAACCTTCGcttcacgcagcagcagcttcgtcTCCGCACGGAGATCGTTGAGTACTTGATTGAGACGAATCGAATCGACATCGCCGAGCACGTGCTTTGTGAATACGGACTACCGCTGCAGTGGTTTCCACGGCTGGTGCTGTTGCATCGCCAGCGGATTTTTGGAACGGCAACAGAGGGGGTAGAGTCCTTGCGAAACACTCTTCCCCccagtgcagcggcaggcgtaactgcggcgacggtgactTCTGGCCTTTCGCAGTCGTTCCCAGCCCCTGGCGTCTCTCTGCCGGTGACGCCATCGACGCGTCCCCGTGCCTCTGGCGCTCCGCCGAAGTCACCAATTCTGCAACATTTTTTTGCCTCCTCGAAGAGCAACGCGACTGGTGTCCCGGCGCCTTTCTTGCCACGATCTCCAGCCCCAAAGCCTACGTCGGCAAGCTCAGCTGGGGCCAGTACGCCTATGGGACTGCATGTGAACCGGAGCGCCGCCTCGACTGCCTCTTCGGCCATCCACTCACCGCCTaccccacagcagcaacaaaggGAAAGCGGGGTGACAAGTGTGTTTCCCTCACAGGCACCGCCCAGTACCGACACGcctggtgccgctgctgcccctgtTACAATGCCGGATCTCGTCGTGCGTGTCGTGAGCGCTGCCATGTACTTGAAGGATGAGTACCTGGACCGCATGGTACTGGAGCGCACTCTGGAGCAACACCTCGGCTCCGCGGCGTCCTCCGTGTCGGCGAACGCCGCGTCGACTCGTGGTAGCAGCACGCCATCCCCCAACTCTGCGACGTCACCCGACCGCTACAAGGCATGTGTTCTGAGTCGTATTGCCAACATACCTCGtcaccacctgcacacgcAGTCCGGTGACGACGCCTTCGATAATGCCATGATGAACATCATCGAGGATCTGCTAGTGTACGGCTTGCAGAGGTGGGCAGAGGTGGATTCCGCGACGGTGGCTGATGCTGAAGAGGCGGCCGCAGAGTCcaagaagaaagcggagCTGCAACTTACGTTGACCACGGACACCCTTCTGACTCCGCAGGAGATGCTGCTGGCGGACAAGGTGTGGAACGAGGACATCCTCTTCCTAAAGCGGCCCACAAGGTTTTACTGCGTCGAGAGTGGTTTGAGCACGGACGACGGGACCGCCTCCGCGCTGGCGATGCCCCGCGCGCGCACAAATGGCGAGGTGGTATCCAAGCTCGTCGCCGTCAACCACGACGCACTTGACTCTACCGCGGGCATCTTTATCACTTGA